A window of Anaerolineae bacterium contains these coding sequences:
- the lpdA gene encoding dihydrolipoyl dehydrogenase, with protein sequence MYDVLIIGAGPAGYVSAIRAAQLGLKTAIVDKEWLGGVCLNVGCIPSKALLRNAELALLLKRHAKEYGITFSDLKLDYAAAVKRSRRVSQRLTKGVAFLMRKNGIEVHMGTARIVAPETVEVTDNDGKVTTLQARNIVVATGARPALLPGVEPDGKRVLTYREAILQSHLPKSVVIIGAGPIGVEFATVWNAYGVEVTLVEMLPRLLPLEDEEIGKELAKAFAKRGIKSLTGHKVEKVEAGDKGVWITVSDEKGEQKTLEAVQTLLAIGFRPNSAGLGLEALGVRLDRRGAIEVDERMATNVPGIWAIGDVTGKLMLAHVGSAQGIVCAENIAGAESVALDYEMMPRAVYSIPQVASFGLTEAQARERGYEVRVGKFPFQANGKALGLGESQGWVKIVTDAKYGEILGAQMIGPEVTELLPELTLARMMELTSAEIARNVHAHPTLSEVLMEAAHAAEGHAIHI encoded by the coding sequence ATGTACGATGTGCTCATCATTGGTGCCGGTCCTGCTGGCTATGTCAGTGCGATTCGTGCCGCGCAGTTGGGGTTGAAAACGGCGATTGTGGACAAGGAATGGTTGGGCGGGGTGTGCCTCAATGTGGGCTGCATCCCTTCCAAGGCGCTGTTGCGCAACGCCGAACTGGCCTTGCTGCTGAAGCGCCACGCCAAGGAATACGGCATCACCTTCAGCGACCTGAAACTGGATTACGCGGCCGCGGTAAAGCGCAGCCGGCGGGTCTCCCAGCGGCTGACCAAGGGGGTGGCCTTCCTCATGCGCAAAAACGGCATTGAGGTCCACATGGGCACGGCGCGCATTGTGGCCCCGGAGACGGTGGAAGTGACCGACAACGATGGTAAGGTGACCACCCTGCAGGCTAGAAACATTGTGGTCGCTACCGGAGCCCGGCCGGCCCTTCTCCCCGGTGTGGAGCCCGACGGCAAGCGGGTGCTGACCTACCGCGAGGCCATTTTGCAATCTCATCTGCCCAAATCGGTGGTCATCATCGGGGCTGGCCCCATTGGGGTGGAGTTCGCCACCGTGTGGAACGCTTACGGCGTCGAGGTGACCCTGGTCGAGATGCTGCCCCGCTTGTTGCCGCTGGAGGACGAGGAAATCGGCAAGGAGTTGGCGAAGGCCTTTGCCAAGCGCGGCATTAAGAGCCTCACCGGCCACAAGGTAGAGAAGGTCGAGGCCGGGGACAAGGGCGTCTGGATCACGGTCAGCGATGAGAAGGGCGAGCAGAAGACGCTGGAAGCGGTGCAGACGCTGCTCGCCATCGGGTTCCGGCCCAACAGCGCCGGCCTGGGCTTGGAGGCGTTGGGCGTGCGGCTGGACCGACGGGGCGCCATTGAGGTGGATGAGCGCATGGCGACCAATGTGCCCGGCATCTGGGCCATCGGCGATGTGACCGGGAAACTCATGCTGGCCCACGTGGGCTCGGCTCAGGGCATCGTGTGCGCCGAGAACATCGCGGGGGCGGAAAGCGTGGCCTTGGACTACGAGATGATGCCGCGCGCGGTCTACAGCATTCCCCAGGTGGCGTCCTTTGGGCTGACCGAGGCCCAGGCCCGGGAACGGGGCTATGAGGTCCGGGTGGGTAAGTTCCCCTTCCAGGCCAACGGTAAGGCGCTGGGGTTGGGTGAATCCCAGGGCTGGGTGAAAATTGTCACCGATGCCAAATACGGCGAGATTTTAGGGGCGCAGATGATTGGCCCCGAAGTGACCGAACTTCTGCCCGAACTCACCTTGGCGCGGATGATGGAACTCACCAGCGCGGAGATCGCCCGCAATGTGCACGCTCACCCCACGCTGAGCGAGGTCCTCATGGAAGCGGCACACGCCGCCGAGGGGCACGCCATTCACATTTGA
- the sucB gene encoding 2-oxoglutarate dehydrogenase, E2 component, dihydrolipoamide succinyltransferase has translation MPVKVLLPQLGEGVIEGTVNRWLKAEGDAVEENEPLVEVSTDKVDTEIPAPANGVVLKILAPEGAVVPVGGLLAWIGESGEAIPEEEAPKPQTAASPPEVQAGTPQAGAVPQAAPVPSAPEAPAPAPEATPPRPRVEVHYQPGRHPQLGFISPLVAKLANEHGVDLSQVRGTGLGGRITKEDVLAYLAQRQAAPAPAPAAPPAGEVAPAVVTVTPSGPAGLKARPVPTLPGDTIVPLDRIRKSIAEHMVYSKYTAPHVLTVFEADLSRVVAHRKAHKEAFAQAGVRLTFTPYFVYAAAQALQAYPIVNASWSDQGMVMHRQINIGMAVSLGEEGLIVPVIKNADELSLLGLARAVNDLAERARNRKLQPDDISGSTFSITNHGVTGSLFAFPIINQPNVAILGVGAIKKRPVVVTDDWGNDSIAIRPMVYLSLSFDHRLIDGAMADMFVAKIVEVLENWPIEG, from the coding sequence ATGCCGGTCAAAGTCTTGTTGCCCCAGTTAGGTGAAGGCGTCATCGAAGGCACGGTGAATCGCTGGCTGAAGGCTGAAGGCGATGCAGTAGAGGAAAACGAGCCTCTGGTGGAAGTGAGCACCGATAAGGTGGATACCGAGATTCCCGCCCCGGCCAACGGGGTGGTGCTGAAGATTCTGGCGCCGGAAGGCGCGGTAGTTCCGGTGGGTGGTTTGCTGGCCTGGATCGGCGAATCGGGGGAAGCCATCCCCGAAGAAGAAGCGCCAAAACCCCAGACCGCGGCGTCTCCCCCTGAGGTGCAGGCCGGGACCCCACAGGCGGGGGCCGTTCCCCAGGCTGCCCCGGTGCCCTCGGCACCTGAGGCCCCCGCTCCTGCTCCTGAGGCAACTCCGCCTCGGCCGCGCGTGGAGGTGCATTACCAGCCCGGGCGGCATCCTCAACTGGGGTTCATCTCGCCTCTGGTGGCCAAACTGGCCAATGAGCACGGGGTGGACCTGAGTCAGGTGAGAGGAACCGGGCTGGGGGGGCGCATCACCAAGGAGGATGTGTTGGCCTATCTGGCCCAGCGGCAGGCCGCTCCGGCACCGGCACCGGCAGCCCCGCCGGCAGGCGAGGTGGCTCCTGCGGTGGTCACGGTGACCCCGAGCGGGCCGGCGGGCCTCAAAGCCAGGCCTGTGCCCACGCTGCCGGGCGATACCATCGTGCCCCTGGACCGCATCCGCAAGTCCATCGCCGAGCATATGGTGTACTCCAAGTACACGGCGCCCCATGTGCTCACCGTGTTCGAGGCCGACCTGAGCCGTGTTGTGGCCCATCGCAAAGCGCACAAAGAAGCCTTTGCCCAGGCCGGGGTGCGCCTGACCTTCACGCCGTATTTCGTGTACGCCGCCGCTCAGGCGCTGCAGGCCTATCCCATCGTCAACGCTTCCTGGAGCGACCAGGGAATGGTCATGCACCGCCAGATCAACATCGGCATGGCGGTTTCGCTGGGCGAGGAAGGACTTATCGTGCCGGTGATCAAGAACGCAGACGAACTCTCTTTGCTGGGGCTGGCCCGAGCGGTGAACGATCTGGCAGAGCGTGCCCGCAACCGTAAATTGCAGCCTGATGACATCTCCGGGAGCACCTTCTCCATCACCAATCACGGTGTGACCGGTTCGTTGTTTGCTTTCCCCATCATCAACCAGCCCAATGTGGCCATTTTGGGCGTGGGCGCCATCAAAAAGCGCCCCGTGGTGGTCACCGATGACTGGGGCAACGACAGTATCGCCATCCGCCCCATGGTGTACCTTTCGTTGAGCTTCGACCATCGTTTGATCGACGGGGCGATGGCCGATATGTTTGTCGCGAAAATCGTTGAGGTGTTGGAAAACTGGCCCATCGAGGGCTGA
- a CDS encoding 4Fe-4S dicluster domain-containing protein, giving the protein MLTLPEKILFILATLATIYAAWRAIQHLVGIISRGQGKPDWDLARKRLIEALVKTFTLQPTWKLRLWPTLFHAFVAWGFMYYVLVNLGDVLEGFIPGFRFLGNGILGDLYRLGADLLSVGVLVGMTALLIRRFVLKPQNLQIRDDILLHPKVRKGKVNRDSLIVGLFILFHVGFRFLGESFKIAQEAAEAGTLDAWQPFASAVAHLWQGFGPTALTVAIHLSFWIAIGLIMLFIPYFPYSKHIHLFFTPLNFLLKPERRSIGELAPLDFEDESIEQFGATKMEDLQWYQLMDAYACIMCLRCQEVCPAYNTGKPLSPAALEINKRYYFNEHGTEFAQGAETEQPLWEYVISEEAVFSCTTCGACVEVCPVGNEPMRDIMDIRRSLVLMENTFPDQWQQAFRGMERTMNPWNVPPNERMKWAEGLEVPTIEDNPEPEVLWWVGCAAATDARVQKVARAFAKILNAAGVNYAVLGEQETCCGDSARRAGNEYLFFELASANVEMLNEINPKRIVTICPHGLHTLKNEYPQFGGHYDVVHHSQFIEELLKDGKIQLDAEGLGKITFHDPCYLGRHNGQYEAPRFVLQQAGGELVEMAHSKDLSLCCGAGGAQMWKEEEGTKRINLIRYAEAQAVGAETVAVGCPFCMIMLNDASKEAGEGAPPVQDIAEIVATHLKE; this is encoded by the coding sequence ATGTTGACTTTGCCCGAAAAGATCCTTTTCATCCTGGCTACGCTGGCGACCATTTACGCAGCCTGGCGAGCCATCCAGCACCTCGTGGGTATCATCTCCCGCGGCCAGGGGAAACCCGATTGGGACCTGGCCCGCAAGCGCCTGATCGAGGCCCTTGTCAAGACCTTTACCCTCCAACCCACCTGGAAATTGCGCCTTTGGCCGACCCTCTTCCACGCTTTTGTGGCTTGGGGGTTCATGTACTATGTGTTGGTCAACCTTGGGGATGTGCTGGAAGGCTTCATCCCCGGTTTTCGCTTTCTGGGGAACGGCATCTTGGGGGACCTTTACCGCCTGGGCGCCGATTTGCTCAGCGTGGGCGTGTTGGTGGGCATGACGGCCCTGCTTATCCGTCGCTTTGTCCTCAAGCCTCAAAATCTGCAAATTCGCGACGACATTTTGCTGCACCCCAAGGTGCGCAAGGGGAAGGTGAATCGCGACTCGCTCATCGTGGGGCTGTTTATCCTTTTCCATGTGGGCTTTCGCTTCTTGGGTGAGAGTTTCAAGATCGCTCAGGAGGCGGCGGAGGCCGGGACCCTCGATGCCTGGCAACCCTTTGCCTCGGCGGTGGCCCATCTCTGGCAAGGTTTCGGCCCCACCGCCCTTACGGTGGCGATTCACCTTTCCTTCTGGATCGCCATTGGCCTGATCATGCTCTTCATTCCTTACTTCCCCTACTCCAAGCACATTCACCTTTTCTTCACCCCGCTCAACTTCTTGCTCAAGCCGGAACGCCGCTCCATTGGCGAACTGGCCCCCCTGGATTTTGAAGATGAGAGCATTGAGCAGTTTGGTGCCACGAAGATGGAGGACCTCCAGTGGTACCAACTGATGGATGCCTACGCGTGCATCATGTGTCTGCGGTGTCAGGAGGTGTGCCCGGCCTACAACACGGGCAAGCCCCTTTCTCCTGCGGCGCTGGAAATTAACAAGCGTTATTACTTCAACGAGCACGGCACCGAATTCGCCCAGGGCGCCGAGACCGAGCAGCCGCTGTGGGAGTATGTGATATCCGAGGAGGCGGTGTTCTCCTGTACCACCTGTGGCGCCTGTGTGGAAGTCTGCCCGGTGGGCAACGAACCCATGCGCGACATCATGGACATCCGCCGCAGCCTGGTGCTCATGGAGAACACCTTCCCCGATCAGTGGCAGCAGGCCTTCCGCGGCATGGAACGGACCATGAACCCGTGGAATGTGCCGCCCAACGAGCGGATGAAGTGGGCCGAAGGGCTGGAAGTGCCCACCATTGAAGACAACCCCGAACCCGAGGTGCTCTGGTGGGTGGGGTGTGCGGCGGCCACCGACGCGCGCGTGCAGAAAGTCGCCCGCGCCTTTGCCAAGATCCTCAACGCAGCAGGCGTGAATTACGCCGTGTTGGGCGAGCAGGAAACCTGCTGCGGCGATTCGGCTCGCCGTGCGGGCAACGAATACCTCTTCTTTGAGTTGGCTTCGGCCAATGTGGAGATGCTCAACGAGATCAACCCCAAGCGCATCGTCACCATCTGCCCCCATGGCCTGCATACCCTGAAGAACGAATATCCTCAATTCGGCGGCCACTATGATGTAGTGCATCACAGCCAGTTCATCGAAGAATTGCTGAAGGATGGTAAAATTCAACTGGACGCTGAGGGCCTGGGCAAGATCACTTTCCACGACCCCTGTTACCTGGGCCGTCATAACGGACAATACGAAGCGCCGCGCTTTGTGTTGCAGCAGGCCGGTGGTGAACTGGTCGAGATGGCGCACAGCAAGGACCTCTCCCTTTGCTGTGGCGCAGGCGGCGCGCAGATGTGGAAGGAAGAGGAAGGCACCAAACGCATCAACCTGATCCGCTACGCCGAGGCCCAGGCCGTCGGTGCCGAAACGGTGGCCGTGGGGTGCCCCTTCTGCATGATCATGCTCAACGACGCCTCGAAGGAAGCCGGGGAAGGCGCCCCGCCGGTCCAGGATATCGCCGAAATCGTGGCAACCCACCTCAAGGAGTAA
- a CDS encoding site-2 protease family protein, with protein MYPILSETPAADLSTETLVRLVARFMRIEAITWGGQEPVVVRFRGEILGDTAEAYDRLVQMLEPQEMTPLFRFRGGQHEVILLRGLLRPGPSNPWVNLLMFLFTVASVFFAGMMYAYQGPPTWGPEALPYLKTALGGSLAFTASLLAILLAHEFGHYLAARYHGTAVTLPYFIPFPFSYFGTMGAFIRLKTPPKNRRILLDIGLAGPVAGMVVALPVLYLGLRLSQVAPLPAVLRAGEGLMLEGNSLLYLFMKWLVKGQLLPHPAVYQTAPLWHWVRYIFTGRPLPLGGTDVLLHPVAWAGWAGLLVTALNLIPAGTLDGGHVLFSALGDKARRFFPFILGGLALLGLVWTGWWLWAFLLLWLGRTYAEPLDMVTPLDTKRRWWAFFGLVLFLLVFTPVPLAVVMP; from the coding sequence ATGTATCCCATCCTTTCCGAGACCCCTGCGGCGGATCTGTCCACAGAGACTCTGGTGCGCCTGGTGGCGCGCTTCATGCGCATCGAAGCCATCACCTGGGGCGGCCAGGAGCCGGTGGTTGTTCGCTTCCGCGGCGAAATCCTTGGCGACACCGCCGAAGCCTACGACCGCCTGGTCCAGATGCTGGAGCCCCAGGAGATGACGCCGTTGTTCCGCTTTCGCGGAGGGCAACACGAGGTGATCCTCTTGCGTGGCCTGTTGCGTCCCGGCCCTTCCAACCCCTGGGTCAACCTGCTCATGTTCCTCTTCACCGTGGCCAGCGTGTTCTTTGCCGGGATGATGTACGCCTACCAAGGGCCGCCCACCTGGGGGCCGGAGGCCCTCCCCTATCTCAAAACCGCCCTCGGCGGCAGCCTGGCCTTCACCGCGAGCCTGCTGGCTATCCTGCTGGCCCACGAGTTCGGGCATTACCTGGCCGCCCGTTACCATGGCACGGCGGTCACGCTGCCCTACTTCATCCCCTTCCCCTTCAGTTACTTCGGCACCATGGGGGCCTTCATTCGCCTGAAAACCCCACCGAAGAACCGGCGCATTTTGCTGGACATCGGCCTGGCCGGGCCGGTCGCCGGGATGGTGGTCGCCCTTCCGGTGCTTTATCTGGGTTTGCGCCTTTCCCAAGTCGCCCCCCTTCCCGCCGTGCTACGGGCCGGGGAAGGGTTGATGCTGGAAGGCAACTCGCTGCTCTATCTGTTCATGAAGTGGCTGGTGAAAGGTCAACTGCTCCCCCATCCCGCCGTCTATCAAACCGCGCCGTTGTGGCACTGGGTGCGCTACATCTTCACCGGGCGCCCCTTGCCCCTGGGCGGCACCGATGTGCTGCTGCATCCGGTGGCCTGGGCCGGGTGGGCCGGGCTACTGGTGACGGCCCTCAACCTCATCCCCGCGGGCACCTTAGACGGCGGCCATGTGCTTTTCAGCGCCTTGGGCGACAAAGCGCGGCGCTTCTTCCCCTTCATCCTGGGCGGGCTGGCGTTGCTGGGTCTGGTGTGGACCGGCTGGTGGCTGTGGGCCTTCCTGCTTCTCTGGCTGGGCCGCACCTATGCCGAGCCGCTGGACATGGTGACGCCCCTGGACACCAAGCGCCGCTGGTGGGCCTTTTTCGGCCTGGTGCTCTTTCTCCTGGTCTTCACTCCTGTACCTTTGGCGGTGGTGATGCCATGA
- a CDS encoding deoxyguanosinetriphosphate triphosphohydrolase — MIFTREQLEAYEEQTLAPYACKSKYTKGREYPEDEPEYRTAFQRDRERILHTTAFRRLEYKTQVFINYEGDYYRTRLTHTLEVAQIGRAIARALGANEDLTETICLAHDLGHPPFGHSGEMVLNRLMKDHGGFDHNKQSLRIVTKLERRYPDFPGLNLTWEVREGIVKHETEYDVSDAKDYNPELRGHLEAQIANVADELAYTAHDLDDGLRSGMITPFMLDGLELWEVLKESIGWKNGELDELTRHRLIRRLIGLEVTDLVHITAQRLRESGVQSVEELQRLPYNMVAFSETMTRRNRELKDFLYRNLYRHYRVVRMAVKAERIISDLFEAYTSEPATLPRHIHQWVEERGLYRAVCDYIAGMTDRFAIEEHRKLFDPLRRP; from the coding sequence ATGATTTTCACCCGCGAACAACTGGAAGCCTATGAGGAGCAGACCTTAGCGCCCTACGCCTGCAAAAGCAAGTACACCAAAGGGCGGGAATACCCCGAGGACGAGCCGGAGTACCGCACCGCGTTTCAGCGCGACCGGGAGCGCATCCTGCACACCACGGCCTTTCGGCGGCTGGAGTACAAAACCCAGGTCTTCATCAACTACGAGGGGGATTACTACCGCACCCGACTGACGCACACCCTGGAAGTAGCCCAGATTGGCCGCGCCATCGCCCGCGCTTTGGGGGCCAACGAAGACCTCACCGAGACCATTTGCCTGGCCCACGATCTGGGGCACCCGCCTTTCGGGCACTCTGGCGAGATGGTGCTGAACAGGTTGATGAAGGACCACGGCGGGTTCGACCACAACAAACAATCCCTGCGCATCGTCACCAAACTGGAGCGCCGCTATCCTGACTTCCCCGGGCTGAACCTGACCTGGGAAGTGCGCGAAGGCATCGTCAAACACGAAACCGAGTACGATGTCTCAGACGCCAAAGATTACAATCCCGAACTGCGGGGACATCTGGAAGCCCAAATCGCCAATGTGGCCGATGAGTTGGCCTACACCGCCCACGACTTGGACGACGGGCTGCGTTCGGGCATGATCACCCCCTTCATGCTCGATGGGCTGGAACTGTGGGAAGTGCTCAAAGAGAGCATCGGCTGGAAGAACGGCGAACTGGACGAACTCACCCGCCATCGGCTCATCCGTCGGCTCATCGGTCTGGAAGTCACAGACCTGGTCCACATCACGGCGCAACGGCTACGCGAAAGCGGCGTCCAGTCCGTCGAGGAATTGCAGCGCCTGCCTTACAATATGGTGGCCTTTAGCGAAACCATGACCCGCCGCAATCGGGAACTGAAGGACTTTCTCTACCGCAACCTCTACCGCCATTATCGCGTGGTGCGCATGGCCGTCAAAGCCGAGCGCATCATCAGCGACCTTTTCGAGGCCTACACCTCCGAGCCAGCCACCCTACCGCGCCACATCCACCAATGGGTCGAAGAGCGCGGGCTGTATCGCGCCGTGTGCGACTACATCGCCGGGATGACCGACCGCTTCGCCATCGAAGAACACCGCAAACTCTTCGACCCTCTGCGCCGTCCGTAA
- a CDS encoding FAD-dependent oxidoreductase yields the protein MTETHPEVLIIGGGIIGLATAYALSQEGARVTVVERDDLGAGSSTGNAGWIVPSYSIPLASPHALRNGLRWLLDPRSPFYIRPRPSPALLGWLLRFVWASRSRAMRQGLAVLRDLGFASQRLLETWLEREGIECGYQRRGVLTLHRTPEAHRAADEEAALLREFGIRAEVLTREATLSKAPWVQPSVVGSLYTPDDGHLDPAALLQGLARRLRQQGMAIHTHTPVTGLRVADGRVREVLTPSRRWQPEVVVLATGAWSAALARPLGLGLPLQAARGYSVTMPRPPQVGALPLMLGTSKVAVTPLGDRLRLAGTLELAGVEVRLNPRRVEAILDAVPRYLRLERPQVDVQTAWVGLRPCTPDGLPVIGWAPGVRNLLIATGHCMLGVSLAAITGHLVAQLVTGAPPTLNLHPLRVTRFR from the coding sequence ATGACGGAAACCCACCCCGAGGTCCTGATCATCGGCGGGGGGATCATCGGGCTGGCGACGGCCTACGCCCTGAGCCAGGAGGGCGCCCGGGTCACCGTGGTAGAACGGGACGACTTGGGTGCGGGGAGTTCCACCGGCAACGCTGGGTGGATCGTGCCCAGTTACAGCATTCCGCTGGCCTCCCCCCACGCCCTGAGGAACGGCTTGCGCTGGTTGCTCGACCCCCGCAGCCCCTTTTACATTCGGCCCCGCCCCAGCCCGGCCCTGCTGGGCTGGCTGTTGCGCTTCGTTTGGGCCAGTCGTTCCCGCGCCATGCGGCAGGGGCTAGCCGTGCTGCGTGATCTGGGCTTCGCCAGCCAGCGCCTGCTGGAGACCTGGCTCGAGCGAGAAGGCATCGAGTGCGGCTACCAGCGCCGGGGCGTGCTCACCCTGCACCGCACTCCCGAAGCGCATCGCGCTGCGGACGAAGAAGCCGCCCTGTTGCGCGAATTCGGTATTCGCGCCGAGGTGCTGACGAGGGAGGCCACGCTGAGCAAAGCCCCCTGGGTGCAGCCTTCCGTGGTGGGCAGCCTGTACACGCCCGACGACGGCCACCTGGACCCCGCGGCGCTGCTCCAAGGCCTGGCCCGGCGTCTCCGGCAACAGGGCATGGCGATTCACACCCACACCCCCGTGACCGGGCTCCGGGTGGCCGACGGACGGGTGCGCGAGGTGCTCACCCCCTCGCGGCGCTGGCAGCCCGAGGTGGTCGTCCTGGCGACCGGCGCCTGGAGCGCCGCCCTGGCGCGCCCCCTGGGCCTGGGTTTGCCCCTCCAGGCCGCCCGCGGGTACAGCGTAACCATGCCCCGACCACCCCAGGTCGGCGCGTTGCCCCTGATGCTGGGGACGAGCAAAGTGGCCGTCACCCCCTTGGGGGACCGCCTGCGCCTGGCCGGAACGCTGGAACTGGCCGGGGTGGAGGTGCGCCTCAATCCCCGCCGCGTGGAGGCCATCCTCGACGCCGTGCCCCGCTACCTGCGCCTGGAACGCCCCCAGGTGGATGTCCAGACCGCCTGGGTGGGGTTGCGCCCCTGCACCCCCGACGGGCTCCCGGTGATCGGCTGGGCGCCAGGGGTGCGCAACCTGCTCATCGCCACCGGGCATTGCATGTTGGGCGTCTCGCTGGCCGCCATCACCGGCCACCTGGTGGCGCAGTTGGTCACCGGCGCGCCCCCCACCCTCAATCTGCATCCCCTTCGCGTGACACGGTTCCGCTAA
- a CDS encoding aminotransferase class I/II-fold pyridoxal phosphate-dependent enzyme: MGMCSLAIHVGEGENPYHAHITPIFQTSTFGFPDVATGAALFKGEASGYVYTRIGNPNHTQLARKIAALEGYDLIKANPDRDPDDIVGGMVFATGMAAISAAVLARVHAGQTIITQQAIYGSSFNLLHDVLTHYGVQVVFVDGTELNAWEAALQRHENVALVYAETPANPTMAIVDLQAVAELAHAHGAWLMVDNTFASPYCQRPLTLGADVVVHSTTKYISGHGFIVGGAVVTPHLDFLRTDLKKILKTFGGTPSPFDTWLTSIGLKTFALRMERHCSNAMRIARYLHDHPKVTRVFYPGLEDDPGHEIARKQMHCFGGMLSFELKGGFDAGVKLMESVQMMTLAVSLGNVDTLIQHPASMTHAVVPPEDRRKAGISDGLVRLSVGVEDVDDLLNDLEQALAKV; the protein is encoded by the coding sequence ATGGGCATGTGTAGCCTCGCCATCCATGTTGGCGAGGGTGAAAATCCTTACCATGCCCACATCACCCCCATCTTCCAAACCTCCACTTTTGGGTTCCCGGATGTTGCCACGGGAGCCGCTTTGTTTAAAGGGGAGGCATCAGGGTATGTGTACACCCGGATCGGCAACCCCAACCACACCCAACTGGCCAGGAAAATCGCCGCCCTGGAGGGCTACGACCTGATTAAAGCCAACCCCGACCGCGACCCCGACGACATCGTGGGGGGTATGGTCTTCGCCACGGGGATGGCCGCCATCAGCGCTGCCGTGTTGGCCCGGGTGCACGCCGGGCAAACCATCATCACCCAGCAGGCCATCTACGGCTCCTCGTTCAACCTGCTCCACGATGTGTTGACCCACTACGGGGTGCAGGTGGTTTTCGTGGACGGCACCGAGCTCAACGCCTGGGAAGCCGCACTGCAGCGCCACGAGAATGTGGCCCTGGTCTATGCGGAGACCCCGGCCAACCCCACCATGGCCATCGTGGATCTTCAGGCCGTGGCCGAGTTGGCCCACGCCCACGGCGCCTGGCTCATGGTGGACAACACCTTCGCCTCGCCCTACTGCCAGCGCCCGCTGACCTTAGGCGCCGATGTGGTCGTCCACAGCACCACGAAGTACATCTCCGGTCACGGGTTCATCGTCGGTGGGGCCGTGGTCACGCCCCACCTCGACTTCCTGCGCACCGACCTGAAGAAGATTCTGAAAACCTTTGGCGGCACACCCAGCCCCTTTGACACCTGGCTGACCTCAATCGGGTTGAAGACCTTCGCCCTGCGCATGGAGCGCCACTGCAGCAACGCCATGCGCATCGCCCGCTACCTGCACGATCACCCCAAAGTGACACGGGTGTTCTACCCCGGCCTGGAAGACGACCCCGGCCACGAAATAGCCAGGAAGCAAATGCACTGCTTCGGCGGCATGCTTTCCTTCGAACTCAAAGGCGGCTTTGACGCCGGCGTCAAGTTGATGGAGAGCGTGCAGATGATGACCCTGGCCGTCAGCCTGGGCAATGTGGACACCCTCATCCAGCACCCGGCCAGCATGACCCACGCCGTCGTCCCCCCCGAAGATCGCCGCAAGGCCGGGATTTCCGACGGCCTGGTGCGCCTCTCCGTGGGCGTGGAAGATGTGGACGACCTGCTCAATGACCTGGAGCAGGCCCTGGCGAAAGTGTAA
- a CDS encoding thiolase family protein, whose protein sequence is MSGDVFILSAVRPPIGRGKPHGALHPIHPVDLSARVLQEAVRRAGVKPKWVDDVVWGVVSPVGDQGANLARLAVLKAGFPVEVPAVSLNRMCGSSQQAVHFAAQAILAGDMDIVIAGGTEMMSRVPLGSDYPAQWPDLPYRLVHQGISAELMAEKWGLTREELDDFGYESHLRAARAIREGRWEGQILPIERPDGQVVTVDEGVRMNPDREAMAQLKPAFKPDGVITAGNASQISDGSAALVLASAKAVGRWNLMPRARIVARVVVGTDPMLMLDGPIPATRKVLQRAGLTLADMDVIEINEAFASVVLAWMREVEPPDVDKVNPNGGAIAHGHPLGATGAILMTKMLYELERVGGRYGLQTMCIGHGMATATIIERI, encoded by the coding sequence ATGAGTGGTGATGTGTTTATCCTCAGCGCGGTGCGCCCCCCTATCGGCAGGGGGAAGCCCCATGGCGCGCTGCATCCCATCCATCCGGTGGACCTGAGCGCGCGGGTGTTGCAAGAGGCCGTGCGTCGGGCTGGTGTGAAACCCAAATGGGTGGACGATGTGGTTTGGGGTGTGGTGTCGCCCGTGGGCGATCAGGGGGCCAACCTGGCCCGGCTGGCTGTGCTCAAAGCCGGCTTCCCCGTGGAAGTGCCGGCGGTGAGCCTGAACCGGATGTGCGGTTCCAGTCAGCAGGCGGTGCACTTTGCCGCTCAGGCCATCCTGGCGGGCGATATGGACATCGTCATCGCCGGGGGCACGGAGATGATGTCCCGGGTGCCGCTGGGCAGTGACTACCCGGCCCAGTGGCCCGATTTGCCCTATCGTTTGGTCCACCAAGGCATCAGCGCGGAGTTGATGGCCGAGAAGTGGGGCCTGACCCGCGAGGAGCTGGACGATTTCGGCTACGAGAGCCACCTGCGGGCGGCGCGGGCCATTCGTGAGGGCCGCTGGGAGGGGCAGATTTTGCCCATCGAGCGCCCCGACGGGCAGGTGGTCACGGTGGACGAAGGTGTGCGGATGAACCCCGACCGCGAGGCCATGGCGCAACTCAAGCCCGCTTTCAAGCCCGATGGGGTGATCACCGCGGGCAACGCCAGCCAGATCAGCGACGGCTCGGCGGCGTTGGTGTTGGCTTCGGCCAAAGCGGTGGGACGCTGGAACCTGATGCCCCGCGCGCGCATTGTGGCGCGGGTGGTGGTGGGTACGGACCCGATGTTGATGCTGGATGGACCGATCCCGGCGACGCGCAAGGTGCTCCAGCGGGCGGGGTTGACCCTGGCTGATATGGATGTCATTGAGATCAACGAGGCGTTCGCCAGTGTAGTGCTGGCCTGGATGCGAGAGGTGGAGCCGCCGGATGTGGACAAAGTGAACCCCAACGGCGGTGCCATTGCCCATGGGCATCCCCTGGGCGCCACCGGGGCCATCCTGATGACCAAGATGCTCTACGAGTTGGAGCGTGTGGGGGGGCGCTACGGCCTGCAAACCATGTGTATCGGCCACGGCATGGCCACGGCCACGATTATTGAGCGGATATAA